The region GCCAGTCCAGCAGCTACCGATAAAGTTAAAGTGCACTACCACGGTACTTTAATTGACGGAACTGTTTTCGATAGCAGTGTTGAACGCGGCGAGCCCATTACATTTGGGTTGAACCAGGTAATTCCAGGTTGGACAGAAGGCGTACAGCTCATGAAAGAAGGTGCTAAATACAAGTTCTACATTCCACAAGAACTTGCTTACGGTGGTGCCGACAAAGGAAAAATCAAACCATACTCAACCCTTATTTTCGAAGTTGAGTTGCTCGAAGTTGTAAAATAAAACAAACAAGCAATTGATATTTATAAAGGAGGCTTTCGGGCCTCCTTTTTTTTATTATCTAAAAATGAATTAGTTGAATACTCAACATTTTACCCGGAGTTTTGTAAATTTGATAAACCTCATAAAAACAAAACACCATGAATTACGATCAAATTGCTGAATTACTTGGCGCTGATGCAAAAAAGCTTTTGGAACACAAATCCACTACCATCGACAAAAGCAAACTGCACCTACCCGGCCCCGACTTTATAGACCGGGTATTCTATCACACCAACCGCAAACCACAAGTTTTGCGTAACCTGCAAGCGACCTTTAACCACGGCAGGCTCGGAGGCACAGGCTACCTATCGCTATTGCCGGTCGATCAGGGCATAGAACACTCCGCGGGAGCTTCATTTGCACCGAATCCCGATTATTTTGACCCTGAAAACATTGTAAAACTGGCCATAGAAGGTGGTACAAACGGCGTAGCCTCAACCATTGGTGTGCTGGCTGCAGTTTCGCGCAAATATGCGCACAAAATACCGTTTATTGTAAAATTAAACCATAACGAGTTGCTTACATACCCCAATACTTACGATCAAATTATGTTTGGCTCTGTTGAAGAAGCCTATGAACTTGGTGCCATGGGTGTGGGAGCCACCATTTATTTTGGCTCTGAAGATTCGAACCGGCAAATTCAGGAAGTAGCAGCAGCATTTGAACGTGCGCACGAACTCGGCATGTACACCGTTTTGTGGTGCTACCTGCGCAATTCAGAATTCAAACGCGATCAGGATTATCATACTGCAGCCGATTTGACAGGGCAGGCCAACCACATTGGCGTGACTATACAGGCAGACATCATCAAACAAAAGCTCCCGACCAACAATGGCGGATTCAAAGCCATTAAATTCGGGAAAACGCATGACAAGGTTTACTCAGAGCTCACTTCTGATAACCCCATAGATCTGACGCGGTACCAGGTGGCCAACAACTATATGGGCCGGGCAGGCCTTATTAATTCAGGAGGAGCCTCAAAAGGCGAATCTGATTTGGCAGATGCCGTAACCACAGCCGTAGTCAACAAACGCGCGGGTGGCACAGGACTGATTTCAGGCCGGAAAGCCTTCCAAAAACCCATGAAAGAGGGAGTTAAACTACTCAACGCCATTCAGGATGTGTACCTGGAAGAACAAATTGATATTGCTTAAAAGGTTTTATATGTGAGGGTTTCATCATAATCGAAGCCCTCACTTTTCCAAAGATTGTTTATCTAATGTTACTATCAAACTCCTCACGCATACGCATGGTTTCTCGTTGCATGAAACCCTCCACATAAGCTTTCAGCTCCTTGTTGTCGGTAGTTTGTATGGATTTGCCGACTTTCACTCCTACGTATCTTTTGGGTACACCGGCCCGGCGAATAAAATGGGGTACAAAAAGATCTTTGCCCACCCAGGCATCATCCGGATTCTTGTATTCAATAGCCACGGGATACACAGGAAAATTGTTGTTCGATGCTATGCGGTAGGTGCTTTCCCGGATTGGTCCTAACCCAGGTCCACGATGGGTGGTACCCTCGGGATAAATAATTAATGACTGATTGTTGAGCAATACATTTTCCATTTTCCGGATATTCTCAATGCGGCTGTTCATGCTACTTCGGTCTATTTGAAGCACATCGTATATTCTAATTCCCCTGCCCAGCATTGGCCAGCTCGCAACTTCTTTTTTGGCAATGATCCGTCCCGGGTTGATGGCCAGGTTAATAAAAATATCGATATAAGATCGATGATTCGAAAGTATAAGTGCCGGCTTATCGGGTTTTTCTTCATACTCCACATGAACCTTTACACCCATAATGCTTAACATATTTCGACACCAGTAACTCATATATGCCCGAAGTAATTCCTGAGGCTTTTTTTTGTAAAAAATATCTATCCCTGCTACAATTAAATACAGCACAAAGGTAAACAAAACAGCCACCAACAGGCGTCCTATAGCCAAAGGAGAAAGCAATACAATTTTCAGCTTATTCATGCTCAAGTACTTTTTTGGTTTGCTGTCTGCCGTAAGCAATCAGCTCTTCAGCTTTATTGAACTCAAAAGTATCGGCAGATTCACGTGACAGTTCTACCAAAACATCGGGATGATACCTTTGAATAAGCTCCATTGTGTAAGATTCCTGCATCATTTCAAATGAACGAAAGAGCACACCATAAAGACCGGGTTTTTTTGTTGTTTTAGTCTTTTTAAAATGAAAGACCTTCCTCACATTTTCTTTCCATTGATGAAAAACTTTTTCTGACTGCTCCTGCTCTTTTTTAGTACGCACATTCTCCGGCATTTCATAAGGAATTCTGGCATTGAGGTTGACTGCAATCATTTTTTCCGTGTCGCTGAGTTCATACACGCTCATTGGCATGGGATTAGTAACGGCACCATCGACCAAAAGTGCACCATTCAGCTGAAATGGTGTAAACACACCGGGAATAGAAACAGAGGCGTGTATAGCAGTAATAAGATCACCTTTATCAAAAACCACGGGTTCATGCTTCACAATATCACCTGATACAGCCCGGTAACGTATGGGCAGGTCTTCAATATTTACATCGCCCATTAATTTGCGCATCTCTTTCATAATGCGATCGCCTTTGATAAAACCCCGGCTACTAAAGGTTACATCAAAATAACGCATTACGTCAATGCGATCGAGTTTTTTTACCCATTCTTTAAATGCATTGAGCTTACCTGCAGCATAAAAACCACCAATTAAGGCGCCAATGCTACTGCCTGCAATTGCACTAATATTCCACCCATTGGCTTCCAATTCCTCAATCACTCCTATTTGCGCGAGCCCTCTTGCTCCACCACTGGATAATATTAATACGGCTTCCTTTTCTTTCATTTATAATTCTGTTTATAATTTACATGGCAGTGTCATGTTTGGCATGACACTAGAACATGCAGGAAACGAATTTACACAATTCAAACTACTGTGAAAGTATAATGCAGAAAAAGTTCGAAATATACAACCCTCTCCTCTAATAAGATATTTATAGTCCAATCGACAAAAATTGCCTATGAATTTACATTCCGGTTGGCTAGCTGCCCGCAGGCAGCGTCAATTTGCTGTCCTTTACTCCTGCGCACATTCACAATCATATTGCGTTTCTCGAGAAACTGTACAAAATCGTTCACGGTTTCCTGTGTGGAGGGTTTTAAGTCGAAAGCTTCAACCGGATTATACTCAATTAAATTTATCTTAACCGGAAAAGATTTGCAAAATCTAGCCAGTGCAGCAGCCTCATCAAGCGAATCATTTACCCCTCTGAGCATTAAATACTCAAAAGTAATGCGCTCACCGGTTTTTTCATGAAAGTATTGAATAGCCTCAGACAAAGCATCCAGCGGGTATTTTTTATTGATGGGCATCAATCTGTTACGGGTTTCATCAATAGCTGAGTGCAGTGATATAGCTAAATGAAACCGTACTTTATCATCGGCAAGCTTCATAATGCCAGGTACAATACCTGCGGTGGAGACCGTGATTCTGGAAGGTGACATTTCAAGGCCGGGCTTACCTGTGATGTAGTCTACAGATTGTAATACATTATCGTAGTTCAGCAGCGGTTCACCCATTCCCATGTAAACAATATTGGTCAGCCGGTTACCCTGCTCCTCAGCCATATTTTTAATGGCCACAACCTGGTCGAAAATTTCGCCGGCAGTTAAATTACGTCCATGAGTCAATTGACCTGTGGCACAAAAAGCACAATTAAGATTACAGCCGGTTTGCGAAGACACACAAGCCGTAACCCTTTTCCGGGATGGTATGTAAACACCTTCAGCCAACTGCCCGTCATGAAATTCAAAGGCTACTTTTGATGTGCCATCAGTAGCAGTCTGTGCATTCTGCACGCTGGCAGCCGGTATTTCAAACGCTTCTTCAAGGACATCAAGCAGTGTACCGGGTAAATTTTTCATTTGTCTGATATTTGTTGCACCTCTCTCCCACAGCCATTGATTAACTTGTTTAGCACGAAATGGCTTCTGCTTGTGCTTTGCCAAAAAATCAAGCATCTCCTGCCCGACTATTGATCTTAAATCCTTTTTTTCCACAAATCATTAATTTAATGAAACATGATTACATCAAAAATCATACTATAAAACTGAACAATTACCCTTGAAATTACTTTTAATTTATTAGATCGCAAAACACAAATGTACGATTATGAACACAAACCTGACAAATTAAAGCTATATTTGCCTTGTATTATCAAAGTATTAAATTTGCAAAAGCATTAGCTAAATTTATTACAAACAGGTTTTTGCAGAAATTTAACAAATGCACTCGTTTAAGTTAGAACAAAAACCATCCAAATGAACAAATTACGTATGAACGTTCCATTTCATAGTAAGCTCAGAAGTAAATGCCTCAATAGTTTTACTAGCTGATCATATGACATTGGGATTTCATCTGACCATTGAAATATAAAACCTTTACAAATGAAAAAAATTCTTGCGATTTTTACCGGATTAGCCCTTATGCTTCAAATAGCCCAGGTACGCGCTGATGAAGGAATGTGGCTACCAATGCTGATTGAAAAGCTCAACATTGGAACAATGACAGAAATGGGTCTTAAGCTATCAGCCGAGGACATTTACAGTATTAACCAGGCTTGCCTGAAGGATGCTATTGTAGCACTTGATCGCGGCTCATGTACTGCTGAGGTAGTATCGGAAAATGGTTTATTACTTACCAACCACCACTGTGGATATGGTGAAATCCAGGAGCACAGCACTGTGGAACACGATTACCTCACAGATGGTTTCTGGGCCAAATCTTTCGAAGAAGAGTTACCAAACCCGGGCAAAACAGCTTCTTTTCTGATAAGAGCAGAAGAAGTAACCAAAAGAATATTAAAAGAAGTTGATAAAGACATGCCCGAGAGCGAGCGTCAGAATATTATTGACTCGATAAGTAACGTAATTGTTACAGAAGCAACCAAAGACAGCCATTACCGTGCAAATGTTCGCGGAATTTATAAAGGCAACCAGTATGTACTTTTTGTTTACGAGGATTACCTGGACGTACGCCTTGTAGGTGCTCCACCAGAATCAATCGGAAAATTTGGTTCAGATACAGATAACTGGATGTGGCCACGCCACACTGGTGATTTCGCTATGTTTCGTGTATACGCAGGCCCTGAGGGGAAACCTGCTCCTTATTCAGAAGACAATAAACCAATGGAAGCCAAAAGCCACCTGAAAATCTCCCTTGACGGTGTTAAAGAAGGTGATTTTGCCATGATTATGGGTTACCCGGGTTCCACACAGCGCTACCTTACTTCGTGGGGTGTAAAAAATGAAATGAAATACACCAACCAGTTCCGTGCTCAAATTCGCGGTATTAAGCAGGAAATCTGGAAAGAAGCAATGGACAACAGCGATGAAGTACGCATTAAATACGCTTCTAAATTTGCCCGCTCAGCCAACTACTGGAAATATTCAATTGGCCAGAATAAAGGGCTGCGCAACCTGAACGTGGTTGAGAAAAAGCAAAAAATAGAAGAAAAATTCGAAAATTGGGTAAACGACAAAAAAAGGCGTCAGAAAAAATATGGCGAAGCGCTTGATTTGATTAAGAATTTCCAGCAACAAACAGCCCAATCACAAGGCGACCTTACAGTGCTTTACGAGACATTGATGGGTGGAACAGAAATTCTTTTCTACAGCTACCGGGCTGGCGCAGGTATGGAACGTGCATTAGAAAAACACCCCGACAGCACAGAATTCCTAAATAAATATAAAACCCGCATGCAAGGTCGCATGAACGGATTTTTTGAAGATTACGAACCACAACTCGACAAAAAAGTGATGAAATCCATGATTGAGACCTACATGGAAATGGTGGACACTGCAAAATACCCTGCATTTATAAAAGAAGAAATTAAAACTCAAGAAAACATAGATCAGTGGGTAAACAACCTTTTTGAAAAATCAATTTTCGTAGATACCGCCAAATTGGCCAAATACCTCGAATCGCCTGAGCTGGAGAAACTGCAGAACGACCCTGCATTTGCAGCCGGTAATGACATCATTGACACTTACCGTAGTATGGCCGGAAAACTTCGTGCCATGGCTCCAGGTTATGATAAAGGACAACGCCTTTTCGTAGCCGGATTAATGAAAATGAACAAAGACAAAGAGTACTATCCGGATGCAAACTCTACCATGCGCCTTACATATGGAACAGTTGGAGGATATGATCCCAGAGATGCTGTACACTACAAATATTACACAACGCTGGAAGGTGTTATGGAAAAAGAAGATCCCGAGGTACGTGAATTTAATGTGAAGCCCAAACTCAAAGAGCTTTATAAAGCCAAAGATTACGGCCGTTATGCCAACGAAAAGGGCGAAATGGTAGTAGCTTTCCTTACAAATAACGACATCACCGGAGGTAACTCAGGCAGCCCTGTAATGAATGCCAGAGGTGAACTTATAGGTATTGCATTTGATGGCAACTGGGAAGCTATGAGCGGCGATATCGCATTTGAACCTGAACTACAGCGTACCATTTGCGTCGACATTCGTTACGTATTGTTCGTAATTGATAAGTTTGCGGGTGCCCAAAACCTTATTGATGAAATGACCATCGTGAAACAATAAATGAATAGCATATTTTCAGAAAAGCAGCGCCAACCCGGCGCTGCTTTTTTATGTCAATATTTTGAAGTACAACAGAAACCCT is a window of Salinivirga cyanobacteriivorans DNA encoding:
- a CDS encoding class I fructose-bisphosphate aldolase, whose translation is MNYDQIAELLGADAKKLLEHKSTTIDKSKLHLPGPDFIDRVFYHTNRKPQVLRNLQATFNHGRLGGTGYLSLLPVDQGIEHSAGASFAPNPDYFDPENIVKLAIEGGTNGVASTIGVLAAVSRKYAHKIPFIVKLNHNELLTYPNTYDQIMFGSVEEAYELGAMGVGATIYFGSEDSNRQIQEVAAAFERAHELGMYTVLWCYLRNSEFKRDQDYHTAADLTGQANHIGVTIQADIIKQKLPTNNGGFKAIKFGKTHDKVYSELTSDNPIDLTRYQVANNYMGRAGLINSGGASKGESDLADAVTTAVVNKRAGGTGLISGRKAFQKPMKEGVKLLNAIQDVYLEEQIDIA
- a CDS encoding lysophospholipid acyltransferase family protein; this encodes MNKLKIVLLSPLAIGRLLVAVLFTFVLYLIVAGIDIFYKKKPQELLRAYMSYWCRNMLSIMGVKVHVEYEEKPDKPALILSNHRSYIDIFINLAINPGRIIAKKEVASWPMLGRGIRIYDVLQIDRSSMNSRIENIRKMENVLLNNQSLIIYPEGTTHRGPGLGPIRESTYRIASNNNFPVYPVAIEYKNPDDAWVGKDLFVPHFIRRAGVPKRYVGVKVGKSIQTTDNKELKAYVEGFMQRETMRMREEFDSNIR
- a CDS encoding patatin-like phospholipase family protein codes for the protein MKEKEAVLILSSGGARGLAQIGVIEELEANGWNISAIAGSSIGALIGGFYAAGKLNAFKEWVKKLDRIDVMRYFDVTFSSRGFIKGDRIMKEMRKLMGDVNIEDLPIRYRAVSGDIVKHEPVVFDKGDLITAIHASVSIPGVFTPFQLNGALLVDGAVTNPMPMSVYELSDTEKMIAVNLNARIPYEMPENVRTKKEQEQSEKVFHQWKENVRKVFHFKKTKTTKKPGLYGVLFRSFEMMQESYTMELIQRYHPDVLVELSRESADTFEFNKAEELIAYGRQQTKKVLEHE
- the rlmN gene encoding 23S rRNA (adenine(2503)-C(2))-methyltransferase RlmN, whose translation is MEKKDLRSIVGQEMLDFLAKHKQKPFRAKQVNQWLWERGATNIRQMKNLPGTLLDVLEEAFEIPAASVQNAQTATDGTSKVAFEFHDGQLAEGVYIPSRKRVTACVSSQTGCNLNCAFCATGQLTHGRNLTAGEIFDQVVAIKNMAEEQGNRLTNIVYMGMGEPLLNYDNVLQSVDYITGKPGLEMSPSRITVSTAGIVPGIMKLADDKVRFHLAISLHSAIDETRNRLMPINKKYPLDALSEAIQYFHEKTGERITFEYLMLRGVNDSLDEAAALARFCKSFPVKINLIEYNPVEAFDLKPSTQETVNDFVQFLEKRNMIVNVRRSKGQQIDAACGQLANRNVNS
- a CDS encoding S46 family peptidase, producing the protein MKKILAIFTGLALMLQIAQVRADEGMWLPMLIEKLNIGTMTEMGLKLSAEDIYSINQACLKDAIVALDRGSCTAEVVSENGLLLTNHHCGYGEIQEHSTVEHDYLTDGFWAKSFEEELPNPGKTASFLIRAEEVTKRILKEVDKDMPESERQNIIDSISNVIVTEATKDSHYRANVRGIYKGNQYVLFVYEDYLDVRLVGAPPESIGKFGSDTDNWMWPRHTGDFAMFRVYAGPEGKPAPYSEDNKPMEAKSHLKISLDGVKEGDFAMIMGYPGSTQRYLTSWGVKNEMKYTNQFRAQIRGIKQEIWKEAMDNSDEVRIKYASKFARSANYWKYSIGQNKGLRNLNVVEKKQKIEEKFENWVNDKKRRQKKYGEALDLIKNFQQQTAQSQGDLTVLYETLMGGTEILFYSYRAGAGMERALEKHPDSTEFLNKYKTRMQGRMNGFFEDYEPQLDKKVMKSMIETYMEMVDTAKYPAFIKEEIKTQENIDQWVNNLFEKSIFVDTAKLAKYLESPELEKLQNDPAFAAGNDIIDTYRSMAGKLRAMAPGYDKGQRLFVAGLMKMNKDKEYYPDANSTMRLTYGTVGGYDPRDAVHYKYYTTLEGVMEKEDPEVREFNVKPKLKELYKAKDYGRYANEKGEMVVAFLTNNDITGGNSGSPVMNARGELIGIAFDGNWEAMSGDIAFEPELQRTICVDIRYVLFVIDKFAGAQNLIDEMTIVKQ